From a region of the Helicobacter hepaticus ATCC 51449 genome:
- a CDS encoding ankyrin repeat domain-containing protein, giving the protein MKTLEEIKAIFRESEDEIKDKFWELIKSNNLEAVKEFLKDYPIPEIFFEKWFQNSWTRKVQLEPFFPSPLVLAHAGLAYEKDKSFAMIEYFESLGLKADDQYDWWNALSGYIDWGGKNPKVIEYFLGKGATFETYTEYGNTPIHNWALFGKPKKLEVALKAGANIEMKSIKTDNELRVGWNHIDATPLYEAVTDDERVASCTGILLKYGAEVNAVHCSLNDDGTWFAIRSILDVAYGGKNKKLLKEAGAKTWKQLVKEYNIDTSLELSEQYRIYNELLEKKKKAK; this is encoded by the coding sequence ATGAAAACACTAGAAGAAATTAAGGCTATCTTTAGAGAAAGTGAGGACGAGATAAAAGATAAGTTTTGGGAGCTTATCAAATCAAACAATCTTGAAGCAGTGAAAGAGTTTTTAAAGGATTATCCAATTCCTGAAATCTTTTTTGAAAAATGGTTTCAAAACAGCTGGACACGAAAGGTCCAACTTGAACCCTTTTTCCCTTCTCCCCTTGTGCTAGCTCATGCAGGGCTTGCGTATGAGAAAGACAAAAGTTTTGCAATGATAGAGTATTTTGAAAGCTTAGGATTAAAAGCTGATGATCAGTATGATTGGTGGAATGCCTTAAGTGGTTATATTGACTGGGGAGGAAAAAATCCAAAAGTCATTGAATACTTTTTGGGTAAAGGAGCTACATTTGAAACATATACTGAATATGGAAACACTCCTATACATAATTGGGCATTGTTTGGTAAGCCCAAAAAACTAGAAGTTGCTCTTAAAGCCGGGGCTAATATAGAAATGAAAAGTATCAAAACGGACAATGAGCTTAGAGTAGGTTGGAATCATATCGACGCTACACCCCTATATGAAGCTGTAACAGATGATGAAAGGGTCGCATCTTGCACAGGAATATTATTAAAATATGGAGCGGAGGTAAATGCTGTGCATTGTTCTTTAAACGATGATGGCACTTGGTTTGCAATTCGCTCTATATTAGATGTAGCCTATGGCGGTAAAAACAAAAAGCTTCTAAAAGAAGCAGGTGCGAAGACTTGGAAGCAATTGGTCAAAGAATATAACATTGATACAAGCCTGGAACTATCCGAGCAATACAGAATCTACAATGAACTTTTGGAGAAAAAGAAAAAGGCTAAGTGA
- the rpsJ gene encoding 30S ribosomal protein S10: MERIRLRLKAYDHRVLDRSVASIVEAVKRTGSEIRGPVPLPTKKKRYTVLRSPHINKDSREQFEIRVHHRIIDIMSATPDTVDSLMKLDLAPEVDVEVMSMSK, translated from the coding sequence ATGGAAAGAATACGACTTAGGCTTAAGGCTTATGATCATAGGGTTCTTGATAGGTCGGTTGCATCTATTGTAGAAGCAGTAAAAAGGACAGGTTCAGAGATAAGGGGTCCAGTGCCACTTCCTACCAAAAAGAAGCGATACACTGTGCTTCGTTCGCCACATATCAATAAAGATTCTCGTGAGCAGTTTGAAATCAGAGTTCATCATCGCATTATTGACATTATGTCGGCTACTCCTGATACCGTAGATAGCCTTATGAAGCTTGATTTGGCTCCAGAAGTAGATGTAGAAGTTATGTCTATGAGTAAGTAG
- the ychF gene encoding redox-regulated ATPase YchF, with amino-acid sequence MGLSIGIVGLPNVGKSTTFNALTKAQNAEAANYPFCTIEPNKAVVSVPDVRLQELAKIVNPQKIQHSVVEFVDIAGLVRGASKGEGLGNQFLANIKECNMILHIVRCFEDSNITHIEGRIDPIDDIEIIELELLFADMASLNKRIEKLQRESKSQKGVNTQLTLCQELLAHLESNKPVRSFAKRESEEFIALNKDLRFLTNKEVIYGANVNEEGLESDNEFVQKVREYAAQNDGIAIKLCAKIEEEMVDMSDDERTEFLVSLGAKQSGLTQIIREGFARLGLISYFTAGVKEVRAWSIRKGDSAPKAASVIHKDFEKGFIRAECISYADFIKYGGEAKAKEAGAMRIEGKEYIVQDGDVMHFRFNV; translated from the coding sequence ATGGGATTATCAATCGGTATTGTAGGGTTGCCAAATGTTGGTAAATCTACGACTTTTAATGCTCTCACAAAAGCACAAAATGCGGAGGCAGCAAATTATCCTTTTTGCACGATTGAGCCAAATAAGGCAGTTGTGAGTGTGCCTGATGTAAGGTTGCAAGAGTTGGCTAAAATTGTCAATCCTCAAAAGATTCAGCACTCTGTCGTGGAGTTTGTGGATATTGCCGGACTTGTGCGAGGTGCGAGTAAAGGTGAGGGATTAGGCAATCAATTTTTAGCAAATATTAAAGAATGTAATATGATTTTGCATATCGTGCGGTGTTTTGAGGATTCTAATATCACGCATATTGAGGGGCGCATTGACCCGATTGATGATATTGAAATTATTGAGTTAGAACTGCTTTTTGCCGATATGGCAAGTTTAAATAAACGCATTGAGAAACTCCAAAGAGAGAGCAAATCTCAAAAAGGCGTAAATACTCAACTTACTCTCTGCCAAGAGCTTTTAGCGCATTTAGAATCTAATAAGCCCGTGCGAAGCTTTGCTAAACGTGAAAGTGAGGAATTTATCGCACTCAATAAGGATTTAAGATTTTTAACCAATAAAGAAGTGATTTATGGGGCAAATGTCAATGAAGAGGGCTTAGAATCTGATAATGAGTTTGTGCAAAAAGTGCGTGAATATGCAGCGCAAAATGATGGTATAGCAATTAAGCTGTGTGCAAAGATTGAAGAGGAAATGGTAGATATGAGTGATGATGAGCGCACAGAGTTTTTAGTAAGTCTTGGAGCAAAGCAGAGTGGATTAACGCAGATTATTAGAGAGGGATTTGCACGACTTGGGCTTATAAGTTATTTTACTGCAGGTGTCAAAGAAGTGCGAGCTTGGAGCATTAGAAAAGGAGATAGTGCGCCAAAAGCTGCAAGTGTGATACATAAAGACTTTGAAAAAGGTTTTATTCGTGCGGAGTGTATCAGTTATGCAGATTTTATTAAATATGGTGGCGAGGCAAAAGCAAAAGAAGCTGGGGCTATGCGTATTGAAGGTAAAGAATATATCGTGCAAGATGGTGATGTAATGCACTTTAGATTCAATGTCTAA
- the rplC gene encoding 50S ribosomal protein L3: MEFIVEKIGMSRTIGTKSEAVTLLRVLGAKVCEIYDNGKALVAYSQGKSVNKAIAGQQKKYSLSKEFNRFATLKVSNKEVGELDVASLSEAKRVQVSFKTKGRGFSGAMKRWNFQGGPGAHGSRFHRRLGSIGNREWPGRVQPGKKMAGHYGNELVSAKNDIMSFDKQSAILVLKGSVAGFNGAFGRIQIIK; this comes from the coding sequence ATGGAATTTATAGTTGAAAAAATCGGTATGAGCCGCACGATAGGCACAAAGAGTGAAGCTGTAACTTTGCTTCGTGTGCTTGGTGCAAAAGTGTGCGAAATATACGATAATGGTAAGGCATTGGTGGCTTATTCTCAAGGAAAATCTGTGAATAAAGCTATCGCAGGGCAACAGAAAAAATACAGCTTAAGCAAAGAGTTTAATCGTTTTGCAACACTTAAAGTGAGCAATAAAGAAGTTGGTGAGCTTGATGTTGCAAGTTTGAGTGAGGCTAAACGCGTTCAGGTAAGCTTTAAGACTAAGGGGCGAGGTTTTAGCGGAGCAATGAAACGATGGAATTTTCAAGGTGGTCCGGGTGCGCACGGAAGTAGATTCCATAGACGTTTGGGTTCAATAGGGAATCGTGAGTGGCCTGGGCGCGTTCAGCCGGGTAAAAAAATGGCTGGACATTATGGAAATGAGCTTGTAAGCGCAAAAAATGATATTATGTCTTTTGATAAGCAAAGTGCTATTTTGGTGCTTAAGGGTTCAGTAGCCGGATTTAATGGTGCATTTGGCAGAATCCAAATTATAAAATAA